A genomic window from Streptomyces broussonetiae includes:
- the serA gene encoding phosphoglycerate dehydrogenase: MSSKPVVLIAEELSPATVDALGPDFEIRHTNGADRAELLPAIADVDAILVRSATKVDAEAIAAAKKLKVVARAGVGLDNVDVSAATKAGVMVVNAPTSNIVTAAELACGLLLATARNIPQANAALKNGEWKRSKYTGVELAEKTLGVVGLGRIGALVAQRMSAFGMKVVAYDPYVQPARAAQMGVKVLSLDELLEVSDFITVHLPKTPETLGLIGEDALHKVKPNVRIVNAARGGIVDEEALYAALKEGRVAGAGLDVYAQEPCTDSPLFELDQVVCTPHLGASTDEAQEKAGIAVARSVRLALAGELVPDAVNVQGGVIAEDVKPGLPLAERLGRIFTALAGEVAHRLDVEVYGEITQHDVKVLELSALKGVFEDVVAETVSYVNAPLFAQERGVEVRLTTSSESNEHRNVVTVRGTLASGEEVSVSGTLAGPKHLQKIVAVGDYDVDLALADHMVVLRYEDRPGVVGTVGRILGEAGINIAGMQVARAGVGGEALAVLTVDDTVTAAVLAEVAAEIGATSARSVNLV; this comes from the coding sequence GTGAGCTCGAAACCTGTCGTACTCATCGCTGAAGAGCTGTCGCCCGCGACCGTGGACGCACTCGGCCCGGACTTCGAGATCCGGCACACCAACGGAGCCGACCGCGCCGAACTGCTCCCGGCCATCGCCGACGTCGACGCGATCCTGGTCCGTTCCGCCACCAAGGTCGACGCGGAGGCCATCGCCGCGGCGAAGAAGCTGAAGGTCGTCGCGCGCGCCGGCGTCGGCCTGGACAACGTCGACGTCTCCGCCGCCACCAAGGCCGGCGTGATGGTCGTCAACGCCCCGACCTCCAACATCGTGACCGCCGCCGAGCTGGCCTGCGGTCTGCTCCTCGCCACCGCCCGCAACATTCCGCAGGCCAACGCCGCGCTCAAGAACGGCGAGTGGAAGCGCAGCAAGTACACCGGCGTCGAGCTGGCCGAGAAGACCCTCGGTGTCGTCGGTCTCGGCCGCATCGGCGCCCTGGTCGCGCAGCGCATGTCCGCCTTCGGCATGAAGGTCGTCGCCTACGACCCCTACGTGCAGCCTGCCCGGGCCGCGCAGATGGGCGTCAAGGTCCTCTCCCTGGACGAGCTGCTCGAGGTCTCCGACTTCATCACCGTCCACCTGCCCAAGACGCCCGAGACCCTGGGCCTGATCGGCGAGGACGCGCTGCACAAGGTCAAGCCGAACGTGCGCATCGTCAACGCCGCGCGCGGCGGGATCGTGGACGAGGAGGCGCTGTACGCGGCGCTCAAGGAGGGCCGGGTCGCCGGCGCGGGCCTCGACGTCTACGCGCAGGAACCCTGCACCGACTCCCCGCTCTTCGAGCTGGACCAGGTCGTGTGCACCCCGCACCTGGGTGCCTCCACCGACGAGGCCCAGGAGAAGGCCGGTATCGCCGTCGCCAGGTCCGTCCGCCTGGCGCTCGCCGGTGAGCTGGTCCCGGATGCGGTCAACGTCCAGGGCGGTGTCATCGCCGAGGACGTCAAGCCCGGTCTGCCGCTCGCCGAGCGCCTCGGCCGTATCTTCACCGCGCTCGCCGGCGAGGTCGCCCACCGTCTCGACGTCGAGGTGTACGGCGAGATCACCCAGCACGACGTGAAGGTGCTGGAACTGTCCGCGCTCAAGGGCGTCTTCGAGGACGTGGTCGCCGAGACGGTCTCCTACGTCAACGCCCCGCTGTTCGCGCAGGAGCGCGGTGTCGAGGTCCGGCTGACCACCAGCTCCGAGTCGAACGAGCACCGCAACGTCGTCACCGTGCGCGGCACCCTGGCGAGCGGCGAGGAGGTGTCGGTCTCCGGCACGCTGGCCGGTCCCAAGCACCTCCAGAAGATCGTCGCGGTCGGTGACTACGACGTCGACCTCGCGCTCGCCGACCACATGGTCGTCCTGCGCTACGAGGACCGTCCCGGAGTCGTCGGCACCGTCGGCCGCATCCTCGGTGAGGCGGGCATCAACATCGCCGGCATGCAGGTGGCCCGCGCGGGTGTGGGCGGCGAGGCGCTGGCCGTGCTGACCGTCGACGACACCGTGACCGCCGCCGTGCTGGCCGAGGTCGCCGCCGAGATCGGTGCGACCTCCGCCCGCTCGGTGAACCTGGTCTGA
- a CDS encoding MFS transporter — protein MTNPTSTAPTVRAEGTRAGRREWTALGVLMLPLLLVSMDVSVLYFATPAISTDLHPSGTQQLWIFDVYGFVLAGLLMTMGSLGDRIGRRKLLLTGAAAFGGASLLAAYANSAETLIAARALLGIGGATLMPSTMALLRTMFTDPAQRAKAIGLWSGVMTGGIALGSVMSGILVEHFWWGSVFLVNLPAMALLLLLGPVLLPESRNPGPGRFDWVSVPLSMAAVLPVIYGLKEIPSEGWHPLYVVSITVGLLFAALFVRRQRTAPSPLIPPALLRGHGFAPALALNLVAAFAMLGSAIFTTQYLQSVLGKSPLSAALWSLLPSVFIGFAGPVTAQLVQRGVNRGYVVAGGFAAMAAGFSMLALLGTDSLWPALAGAGVLACGMVAIASQLVDLAMSSAPVERAGTASSLLETSTEFGGALGMAVLGSIGTAIYRHEMPATAPAEARETLGGALATAARLPGGAGRSLVATAREAFTTGMNGAAIAGAVILVVAAVGAALSLRRIGAGDTE, from the coding sequence ATGACGAACCCGACGAGCACCGCCCCCACCGTCCGCGCCGAAGGCACCCGCGCCGGACGCCGCGAGTGGACCGCCCTCGGCGTGCTGATGCTGCCGCTGCTGCTGGTCTCGATGGACGTCTCCGTCCTGTACTTCGCGACTCCCGCGATCAGCACCGATCTGCACCCGAGCGGCACCCAGCAGCTGTGGATCTTCGACGTCTACGGCTTCGTCCTGGCCGGCCTGCTGATGACGATGGGCTCGCTCGGCGACCGCATCGGCCGCCGCAAGCTCCTCCTCACGGGCGCCGCCGCCTTCGGCGGAGCCTCGCTCCTCGCGGCCTACGCGAACAGCGCCGAGACCCTGATCGCGGCCCGCGCGCTCCTCGGCATCGGCGGAGCGACCCTGATGCCGTCCACCATGGCGCTGCTGCGCACGATGTTCACCGATCCCGCCCAGCGGGCCAAGGCGATCGGCCTGTGGTCCGGCGTGATGACCGGCGGTATCGCACTCGGCTCCGTGATGAGCGGCATCCTCGTCGAGCACTTCTGGTGGGGCTCGGTCTTCCTGGTCAACCTGCCCGCGATGGCGCTGCTGCTGCTCCTCGGCCCGGTCCTGCTGCCGGAGTCGCGCAACCCCGGGCCCGGCCGCTTCGACTGGGTGAGCGTCCCGCTGTCGATGGCCGCCGTACTCCCCGTGATCTACGGCCTCAAGGAGATCCCCTCCGAGGGCTGGCACCCGCTGTACGTCGTCTCGATCACCGTCGGCCTGCTCTTCGCGGCCCTGTTCGTCCGCCGCCAGCGCACCGCGCCCTCCCCGCTGATCCCGCCGGCCCTGCTGCGGGGCCACGGCTTCGCCCCGGCGCTGGCCCTGAACCTCGTCGCCGCTTTCGCGATGTTGGGCTCGGCCATCTTCACCACGCAGTACCTGCAGTCGGTTCTCGGCAAGAGCCCGCTGTCGGCGGCCCTGTGGAGCCTGCTGCCCTCGGTGTTCATCGGCTTCGCCGGTCCGGTCACCGCGCAGCTCGTGCAGCGGGGGGTCAACCGGGGATACGTCGTCGCCGGCGGCTTCGCGGCCATGGCGGCCGGGTTCTCGATGCTCGCCCTGCTCGGCACCGACTCGCTGTGGCCGGCGCTGGCCGGGGCCGGCGTCCTCGCCTGCGGGATGGTCGCGATCGCGTCCCAGCTGGTGGACCTCGCGATGAGCAGCGCTCCGGTGGAGCGGGCGGGCACGGCCTCTTCCCTGCTGGAGACCAGTACCGAGTTCGGCGGCGCCCTCGGCATGGCCGTCCTCGGCTCCATCGGTACGGCGATCTACCGCCACGAGATGCCGGCCACCGCCCCGGCCGAGGCCCGCGAGACCCTCGGCGGCGCTCTCGCCACGGCCGCCCGGCTGCCCGGCGGGGCCGGCCGGTCCCTCGTCGCCACCGCCCGGGAGGCGTTCACCACCGGAATGAACGGCGCGGCGATCGCCGGGGCGGTCATCCTCGTGGTGGCCGCGGTGGGCGCGGCGCTGAGCCTGCGCAGGATCGGGGCCGGGGACACGGAGTAG
- a CDS encoding TetR/AcrR family transcriptional regulator has protein sequence MGHREDLLEGAKRCLLEKGFARTTARDIVKASGTNLASIGYHYGSKDALLAQAYIAMVENMSGAFDGGEGGAIEGAPGSLERFRWVWSNIVATMREPDSMWRLSMEVMTIDMPEVREHLSHAQREGGRGLVAVLQGVPEEEVSDETADTLGRFYMTLMTGLIAQWTFDAKTAPDGDALTEGLRQIIEGAGPAPA, from the coding sequence ATGGGACACCGTGAGGATCTGCTCGAAGGCGCCAAGCGCTGCCTGCTGGAAAAGGGGTTCGCGCGCACGACGGCGCGCGACATCGTCAAGGCCTCGGGGACCAACCTGGCCTCGATCGGCTACCACTACGGCTCGAAGGACGCACTCCTCGCGCAGGCCTACATCGCGATGGTGGAGAACATGTCCGGTGCCTTCGACGGGGGCGAGGGCGGAGCGATCGAGGGCGCGCCCGGCTCGCTGGAGCGGTTCCGGTGGGTGTGGTCGAACATCGTCGCCACCATGCGGGAGCCGGACTCGATGTGGCGCCTGAGCATGGAGGTCATGACCATCGACATGCCCGAGGTGCGCGAGCACCTGTCCCACGCGCAGCGCGAGGGCGGGCGCGGCCTCGTGGCCGTCCTCCAGGGCGTGCCGGAGGAGGAGGTCTCCGACGAGACGGCCGACACCCTCGGCCGCTTCTACATGACGCTGATGACCGGGCTCATCGCGCAGTGGACGTTCGACGCGAAGACGGCCCCGGACGGGGACGCGCTCACCGAGGGCCTCCGGCAGATCATCGAGGGGGCAGGGCCGGCACCTGCCTGA
- a CDS encoding DUF397 domain-containing protein, with protein MTPARTASKWPPLHPHVGVRNSKNPAGPALLLPSRAWTEFVAHLAGR; from the coding sequence GTGACCCCGGCCAGAACTGCGTCGAAGTGGCCCCCCCTCCACCCCCACGTCGGCGTCCGCAACTCCAAGAACCCCGCCGGGCCCGCCCTTCTCCTCCCTTCCCGCGCCTGGACGGAGTTCGTCGCCCACCTCGCCGGGCGGTGA
- a CDS encoding PucR family transcriptional regulator translates to MYEDGRKMRENARVAADFKAFKGDYQELVDEISELLGVPATLENRDFELIVFGAYDSDDELDASALDPVRTRSILTRRSTATVRSWFEGFGITRATGPVRIPPSTEAGVYRGRICLPVRHRGVVLGYVWLLDGDPGPTDAQLAAAMEVAGRIGALLADEAEAGAGLSRELRAVLSAERGWQRDMAVAELRTALGPRADGPHTLVCVAPWPSADPDDAPAARTIPHALALCTLPWGTSGQSLALLVRLRTTEVGTPALAAATRLLKETEGARGARAAAAGGTGCAAGVGEPRTGLAELGTVWEEASAAARAALAEPRLGPVAQWAHIGPYRLLTALPPQAAHDPVVGPLLSPAHRELARTAEVYLDCAGQAGRAAAALGIHRQTLYYRLSRVEQLTGLDLDDGEDRLLLHMALKGARL, encoded by the coding sequence ATGTATGAAGACGGCCGGAAAATGAGGGAGAATGCCCGAGTGGCGGCGGATTTCAAAGCTTTCAAGGGCGACTACCAGGAACTGGTGGACGAGATCTCGGAGCTGCTGGGCGTCCCGGCGACCCTGGAGAACCGCGACTTCGAGCTGATCGTCTTCGGCGCGTACGACAGCGACGACGAGCTGGACGCGTCCGCGCTGGACCCGGTGCGCACCCGCTCGATCCTGACCCGGCGTTCCACGGCGACGGTCCGGTCCTGGTTCGAGGGCTTCGGCATCACCCGAGCGACGGGCCCGGTGCGGATCCCGCCGAGCACGGAGGCCGGGGTGTACCGCGGCCGGATCTGTCTGCCCGTGCGCCATCGGGGTGTCGTCCTCGGCTACGTCTGGCTGCTGGACGGCGATCCGGGGCCGACGGACGCACAGCTGGCCGCCGCGATGGAGGTGGCCGGCCGGATCGGCGCGCTGCTCGCGGACGAGGCGGAGGCCGGGGCCGGGCTGAGCCGGGAACTGCGGGCGGTGCTCAGCGCGGAGCGCGGCTGGCAGCGGGACATGGCGGTGGCCGAGCTGCGCACCGCCCTCGGTCCGCGCGCCGACGGCCCGCACACGCTGGTCTGTGTCGCCCCCTGGCCCTCGGCCGACCCGGACGACGCCCCCGCCGCCCGTACGATCCCGCACGCCCTGGCGCTGTGCACGCTCCCCTGGGGCACATCGGGCCAGAGCCTTGCGCTGCTGGTCCGGCTGCGGACCACGGAGGTGGGCACCCCCGCGCTGGCGGCGGCCACACGACTGCTGAAGGAGACCGAAGGGGCGCGCGGGGCGCGGGCGGCCGCGGCGGGCGGTACCGGATGCGCCGCCGGAGTCGGTGAGCCCCGCACCGGCCTCGCCGAGCTGGGCACGGTCTGGGAGGAGGCGTCCGCCGCCGCGCGTGCCGCGCTGGCCGAGCCGCGGCTCGGACCGGTCGCACAGTGGGCGCACATCGGCCCGTACCGGCTGCTGACGGCGCTGCCGCCGCAGGCCGCGCACGATCCGGTGGTCGGCCCACTCCTGTCCCCCGCCCACCGGGAGCTGGCCCGCACCGCCGAGGTCTACCTGGACTGCGCGGGCCAGGCCGGCCGCGCGGCCGCTGCGCTGGGCATCCACCGGCAGACGCTGTACTACCGCCTGTCCCGGGTGGAGCAGCTGACGGGCCTCGACCTGGACGACGGGGAGGACCGGCTGCTGCTGCACATGGCGCTCAAGGGGGCGCGGCTGTGA
- a CDS encoding proline dehydrogenase family protein — protein sequence MLGPVILAASRSDRMRRLISAAPVTKQVVDRFIPGETVDDIVPIIKDLTAKGLELTMDVVGEDITTPGQATAARDAYLALIDHLKDLGLGEKVEMSVKLSMFGQALEGGHELALANVRPVVEAAAAIGTTVTLDAEDHTTLDSMFAIHEELRRDFPQTGCVIQAYLFRTEADARRLAAAGSRVRLVKGAYKEPAEVAYQQKHEIDKAYVRVLRILMEGEGYPMIGSHDPRLIAIAQELAHQAGRKLNEYEFQMLYGIRGDEHLRLAAEGHRMRVYTAYGTDWYGYFMRRLAEKPANLRFFLRSMVSKG from the coding sequence GTGCTGGGTCCCGTGATTCTCGCCGCGTCGCGCAGCGACCGGATGCGACGCCTGATCTCGGCGGCCCCGGTGACCAAGCAGGTCGTCGACCGCTTCATCCCCGGCGAGACCGTGGACGACATCGTCCCGATCATCAAGGACCTGACGGCCAAGGGCCTGGAGCTGACGATGGACGTCGTCGGCGAGGACATCACCACCCCCGGGCAGGCCACCGCCGCCCGGGACGCCTACCTGGCGCTCATCGACCACCTCAAGGACCTGGGGCTCGGCGAGAAGGTCGAGATGTCGGTCAAGCTCTCCATGTTCGGCCAGGCGCTGGAAGGCGGCCACGAGCTGGCCCTCGCCAACGTCCGCCCGGTCGTCGAGGCCGCCGCCGCGATCGGTACGACCGTGACGCTGGACGCCGAGGACCACACCACCCTCGACTCGATGTTCGCGATCCACGAGGAGCTGCGGAGGGACTTCCCGCAGACCGGCTGCGTCATCCAGGCCTACCTCTTCCGCACCGAGGCCGACGCCCGCCGCCTCGCCGCCGCCGGCAGCCGCGTCCGCCTCGTCAAGGGCGCCTACAAGGAGCCCGCCGAGGTCGCGTACCAGCAGAAGCACGAGATCGACAAGGCGTACGTGCGCGTCCTGCGCATCCTGATGGAGGGCGAGGGGTACCCGATGATCGGGTCCCACGATCCGCGCCTCATAGCCATCGCCCAGGAGCTGGCCCACCAGGCCGGCCGCAAGTTGAACGAGTACGAGTTCCAGATGCTGTACGGCATCCGCGGCGACGAGCACCTCCGGCTGGCCGCCGAGGGTCACCGGATGCGCGTCTACACCGCCTACGGCACCGACTGGTACGGCTACTTCATGCGCCGCCTCGCGGAGAAGCCGGCCAACCTGCGCTTCTTCCTGCGCTCGATGGTCAGCAAGGGCTGA
- the pruA gene encoding L-glutamate gamma-semialdehyde dehydrogenase: protein MDAVTQVPAPVNEPVHGYAPGSPERVRLEAKLKELAENPIDLPMTIGGEKRMGGGEPFQVVQPHNHKAVIGTLRGATQADAQDAIDAALAAAPAWRAMSFDDRAAIILRAAELLSGPWRETIAASTMLGQSKTAQQAEIDTPCELVDFWRFNVHYARQILAEQPPANSPGVWNRMDHRPLEGFVYAITPFNFSAIAGNLPTAPALMGNVVVWKPSPTQTHAAVLLMQLLEEAGLPKGVINLVTGDGIEVSKVALEHRDLAGIHFTGSTKTFQYLWKTVGTNIEKYRTYPRLVGETGGKDFLVAHPSADRAVLKTALTRGAFEYQGQKCSATSRAYIPASIWNSGFKEEFAAEVDYLTMGDVTDLSNFIGAVIDDRAFAKNKAAIDRAKSDPTCEIVAGGSYDDSVGYFVRPTVIVSTDPENEVFRTEYFGPVLGIHVYEDDQYEAMLEQMESVSDYALTGSVIAGDRAAAAYTMDKLRYAAGNFYINDKSTGAVVGQQPFGGGRASGTNDKAGAPQNLLRWTLTRAIKETLVPPTDYAYPHMG, encoded by the coding sequence ATGGACGCTGTGACCCAGGTCCCCGCCCCCGTCAACGAGCCGGTGCACGGCTACGCCCCCGGCTCGCCCGAGCGCGTCCGGCTCGAGGCCAAGCTCAAGGAGCTGGCCGAGAACCCGATCGACCTGCCGATGACCATCGGCGGCGAGAAGCGGATGGGTGGCGGCGAGCCGTTCCAGGTGGTGCAGCCGCACAACCACAAGGCCGTCATCGGCACCCTGCGAGGCGCCACCCAGGCGGACGCCCAGGACGCCATCGACGCGGCCCTGGCCGCCGCGCCGGCCTGGCGCGCGATGTCCTTCGACGACCGCGCCGCGATCATCCTGCGCGCCGCCGAGCTGCTGTCCGGCCCCTGGCGCGAGACGATCGCCGCCTCCACCATGCTGGGCCAGTCCAAGACCGCCCAGCAGGCCGAGATCGACACCCCCTGCGAGCTGGTCGACTTCTGGCGCTTCAACGTCCACTACGCCCGCCAGATCCTGGCCGAGCAGCCCCCGGCGAACTCCCCGGGCGTGTGGAACCGCATGGACCACCGCCCGCTCGAGGGCTTCGTCTACGCGATCACGCCGTTCAACTTCAGCGCCATCGCGGGCAACCTGCCCACCGCCCCCGCCCTGATGGGCAACGTGGTGGTCTGGAAGCCGTCCCCGACCCAGACCCACGCCGCCGTGCTGCTGATGCAGCTGCTGGAGGAGGCCGGTCTCCCCAAGGGCGTCATCAACCTCGTCACCGGTGACGGCATCGAGGTCTCCAAGGTCGCTCTCGAGCACCGCGACCTGGCGGGCATCCACTTCACGGGTTCGACCAAGACCTTCCAGTACCTGTGGAAGACGGTCGGCACCAACATCGAGAAGTACCGCACCTACCCGCGTCTGGTCGGCGAGACCGGCGGCAAGGACTTCCTGGTCGCCCACCCGAGCGCCGACCGCGCCGTGCTCAAGACCGCCCTGACCCGTGGTGCCTTCGAGTACCAGGGCCAGAAGTGCTCCGCCACCTCCCGCGCCTACATCCCGGCCTCCATCTGGAACTCCGGCTTCAAGGAGGAGTTCGCGGCCGAGGTCGACTACCTCACCATGGGTGACGTCACCGACCTGTCGAACTTCATCGGCGCCGTGATCGACGACCGCGCCTTCGCCAAGAACAAGGCCGCGATCGACCGCGCGAAGTCCGACCCGACCTGCGAGATCGTCGCGGGCGGCAGCTACGACGACTCGGTCGGCTACTTCGTCCGCCCGACGGTCATCGTCTCCACCGACCCGGAGAACGAGGTCTTCCGCACCGAGTACTTCGGCCCGGTCCTCGGCATCCACGTCTACGAGGACGACCAGTACGAGGCGATGCTCGAGCAGATGGAGTCGGTCTCCGACTACGCCCTGACCGGCTCGGTCATCGCGGGCGACCGCGCCGCCGCCGCGTACACGATGGACAAGCTCCGCTACGCGGCCGGCAACTTCTACATCAACGACAAGTCGACCGGTGCCGTCGTCGGCCAGCAGCCCTTCGGCGGTGGCCGCGCCTCCGGCACCAACGACAAGGCCGGTGCCCCGCAGAACCTCCTGCGCTGGACCCTGACCCGCGCCATCAAGGAGACGCTGGTCCCGCCGACCGACTACGCGTACCCGCACATGGGCTGA
- a CDS encoding MDR family NADP-dependent oxidoreductase, which translates to MTETALTVQQTARPAGFPTADHFRFAESPVPEPAPGTALVQNLLWSVDPYHREMMDADFALNAPLEGRTLGRVTASRTPELPEGEIVFHRQGWRTHAVLRPEEVRRLPHHPGVPLSAYLGVLGGTGLTAYVALTRIARLRAGEDVFVSGAAGGVGTAAGRFARLLGAGRVIGSAGTPQKVTYLTEQVGYDAAFDYRTGPVAGLLSAAAPTGIDVFVDNVGGGHLGAAVGALRGRGRVVRVGTISQYNTPDAPPVLFDHADVVEKSLRIEGFLVKDHLDAQEELYDFAVPHLRSGALTSDETVIDGFERIVEAFLLMLRGGNTGKMLVRAPS; encoded by the coding sequence ATGACCGAGACCGCGCTCACCGTGCAGCAGACCGCCCGCCCCGCCGGCTTCCCCACCGCGGACCACTTCCGCTTCGCCGAGTCCCCGGTGCCCGAACCGGCACCCGGCACGGCCCTGGTGCAGAACCTGCTGTGGTCCGTGGACCCGTACCACCGCGAGATGATGGACGCGGACTTCGCGTTGAACGCCCCGCTGGAGGGCCGCACGCTGGGCAGGGTCACCGCCTCACGGACACCGGAGCTGCCCGAGGGCGAGATCGTCTTCCACCGGCAGGGCTGGCGCACGCACGCCGTGCTCCGCCCCGAGGAGGTACGCCGCCTGCCCCACCATCCGGGCGTGCCCCTGTCGGCGTATCTGGGCGTGCTGGGCGGCACCGGCCTGACGGCGTACGTCGCCCTGACCCGGATCGCCCGGCTGCGCGCGGGCGAGGACGTGTTCGTCTCCGGCGCGGCGGGCGGGGTCGGCACGGCGGCGGGCCGCTTCGCCCGGCTGCTCGGCGCGGGCCGGGTGATCGGCAGCGCGGGCACCCCGCAGAAGGTGACGTACCTGACGGAGCAGGTCGGTTACGACGCGGCGTTCGACTACCGCACCGGCCCGGTGGCCGGTCTGCTGTCCGCCGCCGCCCCCACCGGCATCGACGTCTTCGTGGACAACGTCGGCGGCGGCCACCTCGGCGCGGCGGTCGGCGCGCTGCGCGGGCGGGGCCGGGTGGTGCGGGTGGGCACGATCAGCCAGTACAACACCCCGGACGCCCCACCCGTCCTGTTCGACCACGCGGACGTCGTGGAGAAGAGCCTGCGCATCGAGGGCTTCCTGGTCAAGGACCACCTGGACGCGCAGGAGGAGCTGTACGACTTCGCCGTGCCGCATCTGCGCAGCGGAGCGCTGACGTCGGACGAGACGGTGATCGACGGCTTCGAGCGGATCGTGGAGGCGTTCCTGCTGATGCTGCGCGGGGGCAACACGGGCAAGATGCTGGTTCGCGCGCCGAGTTGA
- a CDS encoding LysR family transcriptional regulator: protein MTAADLAPQELRTLVAVADAGAFSAAADRLGTTQSAVSHAVRGIERKLGAVLFERGRFGARPTPAGERAAAHARRVLRMLQALAADVRAADTGEISGPLRIAAFRSAALHLLPPALERLAARHPGIDVTVTVVRELGAGTAGEVAAGRADLGIATLSGPPPAGLVGGELLREPYFLVHPAGRPDPRALPLVDWAENCGSYTRAWWAAQDWIPAATVSAEDDGAVLSMVGSGLGMAIMPALSLTGAPDTVEITDLGPERPYRCVGYVSTQELAATATVRALIRTLRSLEPPTPERAKAQLRAV, encoded by the coding sequence GTGACCGCAGCCGACCTTGCCCCGCAGGAGCTGAGGACCCTGGTCGCCGTGGCCGACGCGGGGGCTTTCTCCGCCGCGGCCGACCGGCTCGGGACCACCCAGTCCGCCGTCTCGCACGCCGTGCGCGGCATCGAGCGCAAGCTGGGTGCCGTCCTCTTCGAGCGCGGCCGGTTCGGTGCCCGGCCGACCCCCGCGGGGGAGCGGGCGGCGGCCCACGCCCGGCGGGTGCTGCGCATGCTCCAGGCGCTGGCCGCCGACGTCCGCGCCGCGGACACCGGCGAGATCTCCGGTCCGCTGCGGATCGCCGCCTTCCGCAGCGCGGCCCTGCATCTGCTGCCACCCGCCCTGGAGCGGCTCGCCGCGCGGCACCCCGGCATCGACGTGACCGTCACCGTCGTGCGGGAACTCGGCGCCGGCACCGCGGGCGAGGTCGCCGCCGGGCGGGCCGACCTCGGCATCGCCACCCTGAGCGGGCCGCCGCCGGCCGGACTGGTCGGCGGGGAACTGCTGCGGGAGCCGTACTTCCTGGTGCATCCGGCGGGCCGTCCGGACCCGCGCGCCCTCCCGCTCGTCGACTGGGCGGAGAACTGCGGCTCCTACACCCGTGCCTGGTGGGCCGCCCAGGACTGGATCCCCGCCGCCACCGTGAGCGCCGAGGACGACGGCGCGGTGCTGTCCATGGTGGGCAGCGGTCTCGGTATGGCGATCATGCCCGCGCTCTCCCTCACCGGGGCGCCGGACACCGTGGAGATCACCGATCTCGGACCGGAACGGCCGTACCGCTGCGTCGGCTACGTCAGCACCCAGGAACTGGCCGCCACCGCCACCGTACGGGCCCTGATCCGCACCCTGCGTTCGCTCGAACCGCCCACCCCCGAACGCGCGAAGGCCCAGCTCAGAGCGGTGTGA
- a CDS encoding 3-isopropylmalate dehydrogenase, whose translation MSRSINLAVIPGDGIGQEVVSEGLKVLSAVLPQDVKLETKEYDFGARRYHATGETLTDADLDALKQHDAILLGAIGDPSVPSGVLERGFLLKLRFAFDHHVNLRPSKLLPGVATPLAGQPEIDFVVVREGTEGPYTGNGGTIRKGTEHEVATEVSVNTAYGVERVVRDAFARAQARPRKKLTLVHKNNVLTFAGHLWTNIFNQVATEFPEVTTDYIHVDAATIYLVTDPARFDVIVTDNLFGDIITDLAAAVSGGIGVAASGNINPGRDFPSMFEPVHGSAPDIAGQGKADPTATVLSVALLLRHLGYDAEADRIDAAVTADLTERATLGARSTAQIGDALAGRVAG comes from the coding sequence ATGTCTCGCAGCATCAATCTCGCAGTGATCCCCGGTGACGGCATCGGCCAGGAGGTCGTGTCCGAGGGGCTGAAGGTCCTCTCCGCGGTGCTTCCGCAGGACGTGAAGCTGGAGACGAAGGAGTACGACTTCGGCGCCCGGCGCTACCACGCCACCGGTGAGACCCTCACCGACGCCGACCTCGACGCCCTCAAGCAGCACGACGCGATCCTGCTCGGCGCCATCGGAGACCCGTCGGTGCCGTCCGGTGTGCTGGAGCGCGGCTTCCTGCTCAAGCTCCGCTTCGCCTTCGACCACCACGTCAACCTCCGGCCGAGCAAGCTGCTCCCCGGCGTGGCGACCCCGCTCGCCGGCCAGCCGGAGATCGACTTCGTCGTCGTCCGCGAGGGCACCGAGGGCCCGTACACCGGCAACGGCGGCACCATCCGCAAGGGCACCGAGCACGAGGTCGCCACCGAGGTCTCCGTCAACACCGCCTACGGTGTCGAGCGCGTGGTCCGCGACGCCTTCGCCCGGGCCCAGGCCCGCCCGCGCAAGAAGCTCACGCTGGTCCACAAGAACAACGTGCTGACCTTCGCCGGCCACCTGTGGACGAACATCTTCAACCAGGTGGCCACGGAGTTCCCCGAGGTCACCACCGACTACATCCACGTCGACGCGGCCACGATCTACCTGGTGACCGACCCGGCCCGGTTCGACGTGATCGTCACCGACAACCTCTTCGGCGACATCATCACCGACCTCGCCGCGGCCGTCTCCGGCGGCATCGGCGTGGCCGCCTCCGGCAACATCAACCCCGGCCGCGACTTCCCGTCCATGTTCGAGCCGGTCCACGGCTCGGCCCCGGACATCGCCGGACAGGGCAAGGCCGACCCCACCGCCACCGTCCTGTCCGTCGCCCTGCTGCTGCGTCACCTCGGTTACGACGCCGAGGCCGACCGTATCGACGCGGCCGTCACGGCGGACCTGACCGAGCGCGCCACGCTGGGCGCGCGAAGCACCGCACAGATCGGCGACGCGCTCGCCGGGCGAGTAGCCGGCTGA